From the genome of Anopheles funestus chromosome 2RL, idAnoFuneDA-416_04, whole genome shotgun sequence:
TTGCGAAATTTGGATACTTcgatagagagagaggaaaagataaaatatatcactaTATTTACGATACACTCTCCAGCAAACAGGTAAAATCACTTTCTCATTAAACTATTCACtaggttttttatttattcttcaaCCTGTACACAAAGAAAACTTTCTTCAAACGCTAAGCAACTATTCACCTGCGGTCGGAACTACgtgcgcacacatacacaagccTGAACCGTACACAAAAACACCGTGGGAAAAGAACCGTTTTCACAAACAACATATCCCCCCGCAGGAAGAAGAAACGCGCGCGCGATCATTCAATGATATGATTAATTTGCAATCTAGTACTCCCTAGAAACGCGACACTTACAACTTTGCAGCACAACAATTCTATACTATTGATAGCACGCAACCAATACAACAAACAGTACGCCGTGAAGCGAAATGCAATCGCGCGGAAGGAACGCAACCCGGAGGACCTCTGACCCCCTGTGTCCTTCCGCTGTCGAACAACGCACGCACGCCACGCACCTTTATCTTTCCCACGTCCACAGCATCGTAGAACAGCGGCCAACCAGCTAACAATGGACAGCCTTCAGCACTTAACAAAATCCAAAGGCAGGCAAGTCGTTGGTGGAGTTATTACAGTGGTAAAGATGAGACTGTGGGAAAATTGTTTATACTGATGCGTTGCGATCTGTCCCTTTTTGGGTTCTGCCTAACCACCGTTCGTACGCGGAACAAAGCGAAGCAGTGACGAATGGCATACAATTTTAAGCAAAGTAATACACCCGTCTCTACCACAGCAACAGCGCAGTCAGGACGTGCAAATGCAATGTTGATGTACAGCAAGGGCGATGACCGGAAGATCCAAAATGAGAATGATCACAGAAGCACTTTTTCCGTGGCCCCAAGCCTACATCCACAGGCTTGATTGAGGCTTTGGAAAGAGGCTCTCGAGATTGCACTTAATTTTCCTCGCCCGCTTGCCCTGTAACCACGCACACGCACTGCACAAACCCGTACCCATCAGTTACGTCGCAAATGTAAATAACATTGAGCAGCAACCCCTTACCCTTACGGTATTTCGATACGAAAAGAACGAAACCAAAAGATTAGGCGTCGGATTTCTTTTCGCAAATTTGAGTCGGGAAATTTACAACACACGAAAATGTACAGTAAAGATTTGCGTATAAAAATGACATTGTTTCTAAGATGGCAGCTGTCAAAACTGCTATACTCACCGTTTCGATTAGCTTCTCACTTTTTTCTATGGTCGAGCAGATTCGTCTCACTTGTCGAGTACTTTTCGAGAAACATTCAAGGTGTACACATGTCGATTGGCTTGTCATTCTGTGtcggtgttttgttgtttagcGAGTCGCCTTATCATCGTTTCTGTGGCGAATAAAACGGTGAATTAAGCAGAAAAACGGATTATTTCATAGTCCTCACGATTGCGAATCAAGGTCCAACCAGTTCGGGTAAGGTAAGTCTACCGTACTGACGCAGCTAGACCCACGCATGTGAACGAAGAAACTCAGCATAATTCGTGGTGTCCTTTCTAGAAGGCTAGAATCGCTAGGTAAACAGCCAGTGCTATTCCTGGTCGTACCATACTCCAAAGGCAACATAATCCATTCGTCTTGAGTGATCatcgaacaaaacacacaaatggaCGGAAAGACTGGCACCAACAGCAGAAAAGCTACATTCTTCCCGGTGTGCTTTGCTTCTGgatttctgctgctgctcctagTTCGACACAGCACGCAACAGGGTGATATCAATGATTACATGAAACGAGAGCATTCCCTTTTCAAACCGTACCAAGGTAAGTGTCTTCGCCCGGcacgttttctttgtttcgatAATCTTCGCACGATGACAACGGTGATAAGTGACTAACTAGCGCATCATCACGCACGCAATGGTTTTGTTATCTGCTTACAGGATCGGGCATGACAATACCGTACTGGGATTTCATAGGCACAACATTTGTCACGAACTCTTACGTCCGGCTGACGCCAGATCTGCAATCGAAAAATGGGGCAATTTGGAATCATGTGGTAAGCGAGTTATATTACGCAAAACCACGATGAAGCTGTCAGCCACTGTAATCCGCTAATCTTCACATCCACAGCCCTGCACATCGATTAATTGGGAACTGCAGGTGAATTTCAAGGTGCACGGTAAAGGAAAAGATCTCTATGGTGACGGCTTCGCGCTCTGGTACGCCCGGGATCGGCTCCAGTCGGGGGCAGTTTTCGGCAGCAAGGATAACTTTATGGGTTTGGCCATCATCCTGGATACGTACAGCAATCACAACGGTCCACATAATCATCAGCATCCGTACATTAGCGCCATGGTGAACAATGGCAGTCTATCGTACGATCACGATCGCGATGGTACGCACACGCAGGTTGCAGGCTGTGAGGCAAAGTTCCGGAACGTCGAATTCGACACGCAGATCAGCATACGCTATGAAAACGACGTACTGTCCGTGTTTACCGATTTGGAAAACAAAGCGACCTGGAAGGAATGTTTTCGGGTGGAAGGCATCAAACTGCCCACCGGATACTTTTTCGGTGCATCAGCCACGACCGGCGATCTGTCCGATAATCACGATATTATATCGATCAAGTTTTTCGAACTTGAGGCACCGTCGCTGCTGGCGGAAGATCGCCGCCAGATCGTTCCATCGGCCGCCAGCTTTGAAGCACCGCGTGAACATAAAGACGATCCAAAGCCGGGCATGtcgaatgtaaaaattttcttcctGATTCTTCTATCGATGCTGATTGTCGTGGTTCTAGTGGTGATCGGAATTATGTTTTACCAGAAACATCAAGAAAACGCTCGCAAACGATTCTACTAAATATGAACCGCATCGAGGTTCTATCTACCGCGTATGGTGGTCGAATGCAATCCCGTCTCGAAGATCATCCGTGACTGAATCACACGTTACAAGTAACGAATACACAAGTACCAAACACATAGGGATTTTTAGGAAAATTCTTGTACACATCTCAATCGAACGATAACATTCGTGCGGATTTAATTTACGAAAAAGCGACCAGCAGAAACGGACCATGGTTAGATAGTCAGTGATTGCatgtaaagaagaagaagaagaagaacagcTACAAACATAACTATCACCGTTATTTCCTAAAGCACCTCCACCCAGTACTACTCTTCATCACCATGACTGCAAGGGAAGGCATTTCTTctgttgtaaattttttttctcgccccCCGATAAAGGTCATTCACTGAATTCGCTACAAAGCGATGAGTCTTTAGGTTAATCTCATACGGATAAATTGCCGGTTACGAGCAAATTCCCGTACACAGCAAGAAACAACCCTCTTCTAAATCGTAAACCTCCCATTAGTATCGGCCAGCAGTAGGGATTCGGAATTTCATTGGTTCCCGGGTTTTTGAATTGGATGTATGAATTATATGATGGATTTCAGTTAATCATGTTTAGCGTGTGTTCCTAATAAAGCACAGAATTGAAGGTTTTATGGGTAAGGAAGTGTGTAGGTGAGATTTGTCCATTACAATAAATCGAATGACGAATACAGAAtgagtggaaaacaaaaacggcatTACGGCTAGTGTGTtctctttttgcaaaatcgtACAACAATCTTTTTCATTTATCGCtacatttattgaaaaaaggtaaagaaaaattcacaatatttgttattgattaaaaaaccacacacatacacaaaaaaagaaattgtccAACTTTCCAAACAATTCTCCTAAGACAATCGATACAACATCTTCCGCTGCAAACGATGCTGCAACTCGCCTCGCCGTATCAGTGTATGAATCACCTTCCGTACGGCCGCCTCCGAGTATTTTTGTCGCGCAAAGTCCTGAATAATGCTTTGTTCAGATACCTGTGAGCCAATAGCGAATCGACGTTTCAACTGCTTCTCGATGCGGTTCAAAATTTCCGTATCCTCCTCACTGGTAAATCCTTCCGCACCGGCAAGCGAACCACTACTGGCGGCAGTCATCGTCGACACGGCAAACAGCCGCAGCGCTTCGCTCACATGCGCCTCGGTGGCGAAGGGTTGCAATTGCATCTTGGCCAACGATTCCGAGATACGAATGATGGCCTCCAGTTGACGCACTGTAATAGGAATTGACAGACGCTTGTCCGTGGCTCGTTCATGTTCTCCGACACCGGCACGTAGTCGAACATACTGACTCTTGAGCTTTTCCGCTGCCGCTTCGTTCAGCCGGGGACCACTGTGCGTGCGACAGTAGTGAATGTACTTCTTCAGCATGGCCAACGGAATTTCGCCCTCCTTTGGTTCAGCGGTCGCCTTCGATGCATTCATGTGAACGCTCATGACATGTTTGGCCAGCGTGATATCGCGACGCTGATCGTGCTCATCCTTCACGATGAAGATCATGTCAAATCGAGACAGAATGGTCGGCATAAAATCGATATTCTCATCACCCTTCGTGTCATCCCAGCGACCGAAGATAGAATTTGCAGCCGCCAGCACGGAGCAGCGTGAATTCAGTGTGGTCGTTATTCCTGCCTTAGCGATCGAAATCGTCTGCTGTTCCATTGCCTCATGAATGGCGACACGATCATCCTCCTTCATCTTGTCGAACTCATCGATACATACGACGCCACCATCAGCCAGTACCATTGCGCCACCCTCCATGATAAAGTTGCGTGTGGCCGGATCACGTATGACCGATGCGGTTAGACCGGCCGCACTGGAGCCTTTGCCCGACGTGTACACCGCGATCGGGGCAACCTTTTCGACGAACTTTAGCAATTGCGATTTAGCCGTACCCGGATCGCCTAGCAGAAGAATGTTAATGTCTCCACGACGTGTCAATCCGTCCGGCATACGTTTACGCGATCCTCCGAACAGCATGCACGTGATCGCTTTCTTAATATCCTGCGAACCGAAAATGCTTGGCGCCAAGCTgtctgctaatgtgtcgtaAACGTTCGGATTTGCAGCCAGCTTCCTGAACGTCGACTCTTCCTCCGTTGTGATGTTGTTAAAGCGCGAGATAGCTCCCATACCCTCCGTGTCAACCTTGATGCCAACCACGCGCATGTACGGAGCGCGCACACCGATAATGGCCTTATCGCGACCATCACGCTTACCCTGCCGAGCGATTTTACGAATCGAAAATATGCCATGAATCAGCACTCGATTACCCGGAACAACGCGTTCGCACAGGCTACGATCACAAAACAGCTGCATATGGCGAGGGATTTCACCCTGCGGTATAAAATCAGGCAGCTCTTGAAGCTTCAACACTTGAAAATCAACGCAACGGCATTTATCGGGCATGATAAAATAGGGATCGAGCGGACATTTCGGCCGGCCCGCCTGCTCGGTGTTGCACTTCCTGGGTAGCTGGTATCCTTCCAAACCCGGGTTAACAGGTAAATTAGGGATGACATTGTTACAGGTACGGCACTGGATTGAAATACGCGTAGCTTTGGCTTTGATGCCGGAAGCCGCAATAATGATTCCGGCCACCTTCACAAGCTTGGACACACAATCCGACTTCAGATCGCGGATGTTGGTGGGATTCGCACCGGAACCGAGTAGCACCTGAATATCGTGCACCACTTCCTCACCTTCAGGTCTCGGAGAGGTGATCTCGTCGGCCACTTCCCTAGCAGCTTCTTCAAATATTTGCAGATGTTCGGTTGGCTGCTTGTACAGCTTATCCGCTAGCGATTCATCAAACCCAGCTAGATCCTCGATGTCTACTTCCAGATAGTAGCGTCCCAGCAGGTAGTTACGTTTCAAAGTATCGCTGCAAATAATAACATCTTTCTGATTAGCTTCTGCTTTTGTACAACATACAGATCTGAGAAACGCTATGGTACTTACCGGTATTTGTACGAAAAGTTAGCTTCGCAAAACGTTCTGATAAACTCGCGATATTGTTTTTTCACCAGTTGCAGATTGATTTGGTTCGAGTTCTGCTGCTGATCGCCGTCGAAGTTatcggagaaaaaaacaccaacatcaTCAAACCCATCCATTTTTAGGAGATTATGTTTTTGGATTTAACCGAATAAAACTATATTTGTTTGATATAACCACAACTTGCAAGCAGAGTACGAGCACTATTGCACctcgatgaaaatgaagccacACGATTTGCGCGCGCAATCCGTTGACATTCCAAACGTCAATGGCGTTGCTGCTTTCTTTGTCAACTTGAGTTTCTTTCTCGCTCCTGCGACTCGTCGTAACTATGGGCTATTTATCAATGGAAAACTTATTTTGACCACCCATGCACCAGCGAATTAGAAAAAATGACAACAAAATTGACAAATAATCAAACTAACCACACACGCATATcacaacaaaactaaaaatcaaCAATACAACTGTGGAACATCAGTAACCCTTTGCAGGTTTGTACAAAAATTGTGGCAATCCAAAGAAACGCTACAGTCCGCCTATTCCAACAGAGATATACTGCTGCTTTAACTGACCAGCTGTTGTGGGAATTTTGTATTTGGTTGCCAATTTCCATCTCCGCCTACATCCGGCAGTTGGAAAACAATGGCCAGTTGGGCGAATCGTCCTCCCATCGAAAGTAACGGTAGCACATCTTCGTCGCGCAAGAAATGGAATCTTGAAGGTAAGATTGAACCGAGCTGCTTGATGATCTCACCATCGTCCGGCGTTTATGCTGGCCTTGAAACTCAACGTCATTTGCACCTGGTTGTTATGTTTTCAGACAAAAAATCGTTGCGAAATCTAAAGTACCATTTCGCTGAGGATGGTTGCTCGGAAGTGCAGTTTACTCTGGCCAAACAGTTGCTGGAAGAAAATTCCGAAACTGATCCAGCACACAACCACGCACAAGGCGTTCACTGGTTGCTGCGCGCCGCTCAGCAAGGACATGAAGCATCGATCGAACTGTTGCGTGAATGCTACGAAAGCGGCCGTGGCATTACGGAGGCGAACGAGGAAGACGTTCGAACCATCTTGGCTATGAGCCCGGGTGAGCGGTCAGCTCGCCGTGCCGCACAAGAACTGTTTGCGAGCCTTTCAAACGGTGAAGAATACGTCACGGCAGCACAGCTCGAGAAGCGTATGCGAGAGATTTataaaatggacaaaaagCGTAGCCGAACCCAACCGGATGGTGCCGAGGCGGAAGGAAGCATGGAGCACAGCTTGGGCGCTGGTCCATCGGATGGTGGAAGATCGCATACAGGGGATTCACCTATCGGTAGTCCTAACGGTGGTGGTGGGCATCGGTTAAATCGTAACCCCACCGTGAACCACATCTCGGAAGCACATCTCTTGGCAGCCGCCGTCAATTACTCGAATGGACATCTACCGGCTGTAAGTGACGCTCTTATGCTGTCAGCGCCGGATCCACACAGCTTGAACCACGTACCGTGCTTCCATCGTCCGTTTTTTCACCCATTCATGTTTTTTCAACTACTGTACCATCGGTTCGTATCGCTGTTGTCCACGTTTCCCGGTACGAACGGTAGCAGCTGGGTGCAGCTGTGCCTTATCCTTGTCACCTACTGGTATTTCGCGAGCGATAATCTCGTATCACTTTTGCCGGTCGGTGGATACTACTTGAGTCTCGCCGTAATGGTACTGTGCAGCTTTCGAATGCTCAAATCTAAGCACGACTTCATCGACTTTCGCATGTGGTCTGGACTGTTCCTGCGGTACGGTGACGAGCATTTGAATACGGACGACTCAGAAAACCAGTATCTGCGCAACAACCTCAAACCTTACTTCTACTTCTTCACGGCTTTCTTCATCAACATGGTGCTGCAGCCGAACATTAACGACCAGTGGTTACCGTTTTCCGAGATTACTGTGCTCGCCTTTGCACTCACCTTTCTGACGATGTTCGCCTTCATTTACACCTCGAGCGACTCCTTTCCGGACTATCTGATTCTGTTCTCGTTCGGATTGAACGTGCTCGCCAAATACCCGTACGAAATGGATGACGTCGTGACGACTGGTTGGCGATTTTTGGACCTAAAAGTACCAGGCTTCTCCACGTTCGTCATCGGTAATGGAattgagttttgtttgaattgtcGCGCGATGCTTTATCTCATGATACCGGGTTTTCTGATGTACATTGCCCGGCGTAACGACTGGCGGGGCATCTACCAGTATCTTATCCCTCACTGCGTAACGCTTGCGTGGCTGCAGATCTGCATCATTAGCTCCCAGTCAGCTACAATGTTTGGATTGGTGAGAGGCGCACTCGGACTGTCGGgattgttgctgtttcttCCGCTCTTCGGCATCGTTACACTGTTGATTCCAGTATTCGCCGTCATTGAGTGGCTCTCGCTGACGGATTCTACTGTGCGGCTTTGGTCATCCATTGCTGCCGCTGTAACAGCAATTGCCATCTCTGGATATATGGCTAGCTCTCGACGAACGGAACGATACATAACCTTTCTGCAGATCGCGATATGTGTCATCGGGACCGTTTTTCTTACGCTTCCCCATATGATGTCCAACTTTGAGACGAttggaatgaatgaaaatcgtCTATTCGAATCAACGGCATCTGACTCGCTCGGTGATCATCGTGAACAAACAAGTGGCCGTGATGCACTACCGTCCAGCCTGAGCTGGGATCTGTACTACCAGTTCTGCCATCAGCCAGCCTGGGATACGGAGAACAAAGTGAAAACGCAACTTCGCTGCACCAACTTGGACGGCACGTTTGTTCGCTGGGAAGGAACTGTGGTGGATATGGCTATCTCGAGCCGACGAAACCTCCGGGCACAGCTGATCGAAGGATATCTGCCAAAGTTTCTAGCTGACCGTATCAATTGCATCTATGGCGAACCTATCGAACCCGATTGCGGTAATCTAAATGGATCGGTTGAGGGTGAATgcgaaaatttaaaacatttcatgcGACGACAGCGTACATGTCATCTCAACAAATGGAACACGTGAGTAAAAGTGTACAGGTGTAAATGCACACGAATCGCCGTATAACgagtgatttattttctttctcagCTACGAATATGAACTGAAGGTACGGATGTCAAACGGTCTCCTGACGAAGCCTGTGGAAGTCATACTGAAAGCACAGCACGCGTTCGGTAACTTTACCCAAAGCCTTAACTATTCCGATCGCATATGGTTCGTGGGTGTGCTAAGAGATTCATCCCAGTCTGCACATCCTTCTACCGGCGCCACTGACCAAACGCACTGGGACTCAGTCAGTGGTGGATTTAACCTGAACCTGGGTGGACAGTCTGCTGGTAGCTTCGGTGTGCAC
Proteins encoded in this window:
- the LOC125763017 gene encoding DNA replication licensing factor Mcm5 is translated as MDGFDDVGVFFSDNFDGDQQQNSNQINLQLVKKQYREFIRTFCEANFSYKYRDTLKRNYLLGRYYLEVDIEDLAGFDESLADKLYKQPTEHLQIFEEAAREVADEITSPRPEGEEVVHDIQVLLGSGANPTNIRDLKSDCVSKLVKVAGIIIAASGIKAKATRISIQCRTCNNVIPNLPVNPGLEGYQLPRKCNTEQAGRPKCPLDPYFIMPDKCRCVDFQVLKLQELPDFIPQGEIPRHMQLFCDRSLCERVVPGNRVLIHGIFSIRKIARQGKRDGRDKAIIGVRAPYMRVVGIKVDTEGMGAISRFNNITTEEESTFRKLAANPNVYDTLADSLAPSIFGSQDIKKAITCMLFGGSRKRMPDGLTRRGDINILLLGDPGTAKSQLLKFVEKVAPIAVYTSGKGSSAAGLTASVIRDPATRNFIMEGGAMVLADGGVVCIDEFDKMKEDDRVAIHEAMEQQTISIAKAGITTTLNSRCSVLAAANSIFGRWDDTKGDENIDFMPTILSRFDMIFIVKDEHDQRRDITLAKHVMSVHMNASKATAEPKEGEIPLAMLKKYIHYCRTHSGPRLNEAAAEKLKSQYVRLRAGVGEHERATDKRLSIPITVRQLEAIIRISESLAKMQLQPFATEAHVSEALRLFAVSTMTAASSGSLAGAEGFTSEEDTEILNRIEKQLKRRFAIGSQVSEQSIIQDFARQKYSEAAVRKVIHTLIRRGELQHRLQRKMLYRLS
- the LOC125763022 gene encoding vesicular integral-membrane protein VIP36, whose product is MDGKTGTNSRKATFFPVCFASGFLLLLLVRHSTQQGDINDYMKREHSLFKPYQGSGMTIPYWDFIGTTFVTNSYVRLTPDLQSKNGAIWNHVPCTSINWELQVNFKVHGKGKDLYGDGFALWYARDRLQSGAVFGSKDNFMGLAIILDTYSNHNGPHNHQHPYISAMVNNGSLSYDHDRDGTHTQVAGCEAKFRNVEFDTQISIRYENDVLSVFTDLENKATWKECFRVEGIKLPTGYFFGASATTGDLSDNHDIISIKFFELEAPSLLAEDRRQIVPSAASFEAPREHKDDPKPGMSNVKIFFLILLSMLIVVVLVVIGIMFYQKHQENARKRFY
- the LOC125763016 gene encoding wolframin, with protein sequence MASWANRPPIESNGSTSSSRKKWNLEDKKSLRNLKYHFAEDGCSEVQFTLAKQLLEENSETDPAHNHAQGVHWLLRAAQQGHEASIELLRECYESGRGITEANEEDVRTILAMSPGERSARRAAQELFASLSNGEEYVTAAQLEKRMREIYKMDKKRSRTQPDGAEAEGSMEHSLGAGPSDGGRSHTGDSPIGSPNGGGGHRLNRNPTVNHISEAHLLAAAVNYSNGHLPAVSDALMLSAPDPHSLNHVPCFHRPFFHPFMFFQLLYHRFVSLLSTFPGTNGSSWVQLCLILVTYWYFASDNLVSLLPVGGYYLSLAVMVLCSFRMLKSKHDFIDFRMWSGLFLRYGDEHLNTDDSENQYLRNNLKPYFYFFTAFFINMVLQPNINDQWLPFSEITVLAFALTFLTMFAFIYTSSDSFPDYLILFSFGLNVLAKYPYEMDDVVTTGWRFLDLKVPGFSTFVIGNGIEFCLNCRAMLYLMIPGFLMYIARRNDWRGIYQYLIPHCVTLAWLQICIISSQSATMFGLVRGALGLSGLLLFLPLFGIVTLLIPVFAVIEWLSLTDSTVRLWSSIAAAVTAIAISGYMASSRRTERYITFLQIAICVIGTVFLTLPHMMSNFETIGMNENRLFESTASDSLGDHREQTSGRDALPSSLSWDLYYQFCHQPAWDTENKVKTQLRCTNLDGTFVRWEGTVVDMAISSRRNLRAQLIEGYLPKFLADRINCIYGEPIEPDCGNLNGSVEGECENLKHFMRRQRTCHLNKWNTYEYELKVRMSNGLLTKPVEVILKAQHAFGNFTQSLNYSDRIWFVGVLRDSSQSAHPSTGATDQTHWDSVSGGFNLNLGGQSAGSFGVHTMRLGRKNPLIELHSIGCRQCRNPDLPAVHLNEGLKVNGRMRDLLRGVKYLLNVIFNPLVIFK